The genomic stretch TAAAATAGAACGATAAGATTTTTGAACATGGGATTGTAATGCCGATTGAGGTACAGGCACATTCAACCAAGCATAAAGCGATTTTTTTTCTAACTTATTATCATTAATCGATGTCATGATTAGCGTGTCCTCGGGTCAAAAATGCGATAAAGCAAATCACAAAGCAGATTAATGGCCACAAATGATATGCCGACGATTAATGTACAGCCAATAACCGCGTTCATATCTCCTGCTAACAGTGCATTTGTTAGATAACGACCAAATCCGGGCCAAGCAAAAACTGTTTCGGTTAACACCGCGCCTTCCAGCAAAAAGGCGTAAGATAAAGCGACAACAGTGATAATTTGCACACCAGCATTACGAAAGGCGTGAAACCAAACGGTACGCGCCCATGATAGGCCTTTTACACGGGCAGTGATGATATATTCTTGATTGAGTTGCTCGATCATAAAACCGCGCGTCATACGGCTAATATAGGCCATAGCGCCGAAAGCGAGGATAAGGGCTGGCATGATAATATGGCTAAACGCATTACGAAAAGCCTCCCATTGCCCCTGCATGGCCGTGTCTAACAAAATAAATCCGGTTTTAGGTTCAAAAGAATATTCATATAAGAAATCTATCCTACCCGGCCCCCCTATCCAGCCAAGAATTGCATAAAACAATAATAAAGCCATCAATCCAAGCCAAAAATTTGGCGTTGAATAACCAATAAGTGTAAAAAATCGGACAAAATAATCGATGAATGAATTTCGATACATTGCCGATAATACACCAAAGGGAATACCAAGTCCCGTACCTATGATAATTGCAACCGTTGCCAGTTCAATGGTCGCAGGAAACACTCGCGCAATATCAACAAGAACAGGGCGACCAGAAGTTAAAGCATTACCAAAATCCAAGACACAGATATTTTTGATATAGTTCCAATATTGCACAATGAGCGGCTGATCGAGCCCAAGCCTTTTATACATGGTATCATAGGCTTCTTGGGTGGCATTATCACCAATAATGGCGATAACAGGGTCAAGGGGCAAAAGTCGGCCGATAAAAAAAGTAATTGTTATCAGCCCCAATAATGTTATCAAAATAGAAACAAAAAGTTTGAGCACTTTTAATAGATAGGACTGTAATTTAGAATTTACTTTTTTAGGCGATTGTTCTTGTATTGATGGCGTGGTGATGGATGTCATTATAAAATTCTCCATTCGGGATATAAAGACAAAAACCTGATATTTTTGCCTTTATGGTGATTTACAACAACGAAATAGCCCTATTTTTCAGCCATATCATAATAAACTTGGTATCCGGTCCATGTCCAATTTTTAAGTCTTTTATTGACCCCTGCCAAATAATAGGTTTGAAACAAATAGGCCATAGGGCCATGCTCAAACATATATCGTTGGATTTCATGGTAGTCTTCGCCACGTTTTTTGGGATCAGTTTCAAATAATGCCTTATTGACCATTTTATTGGCTTCTTCATCATAATATCCAACACGCCATGACACA from Bartonella sp. HY328 encodes the following:
- a CDS encoding ABC transporter permease; translated protein: MTSITTPSIQEQSPKKVNSKLQSYLLKVLKLFVSILITLLGLITITFFIGRLLPLDPVIAIIGDNATQEAYDTMYKRLGLDQPLIVQYWNYIKNICVLDFGNALTSGRPVLVDIARVFPATIELATVAIIIGTGLGIPFGVLSAMYRNSFIDYFVRFFTLIGYSTPNFWLGLMALLLFYAILGWIGGPGRIDFLYEYSFEPKTGFILLDTAMQGQWEAFRNAFSHIIMPALILAFGAMAYISRMTRGFMIEQLNQEYIITARVKGLSWARTVWFHAFRNAGVQIITVVALSYAFLLEGAVLTETVFAWPGFGRYLTNALLAGDMNAVIGCTLIVGISFVAINLLCDLLYRIFDPRTR